A stretch of Mucilaginibacter terrae DNA encodes these proteins:
- the hisIE gene encoding bifunctional phosphoribosyl-AMP cyclohydrolase/phosphoribosyl-ATP diphosphatase HisIE — MQIDFTKSPDGLVPVVIQDEQTLEVLMLGYMNQEAYDKTVQDNVVTFYSRSKNRLWTKGETSNNFLHVKSIHIDCDNDTILIKAKPDGPTCHTGERSCFKTTYNQNFILELENIIDDRYTNPQEGSYINKLRKKGLNKIAQKVGEEGVEVVIAALAETEADLIGEASDLVFHLLVLLKEKGLSLETIAKNLEGRHTPQPPEGGVAHKYGN, encoded by the coding sequence ATGCAAATAGATTTCACCAAATCGCCCGACGGATTAGTACCCGTAGTTATACAGGATGAGCAAACCCTGGAAGTGCTCATGCTCGGTTACATGAACCAGGAGGCGTACGATAAAACCGTTCAGGATAATGTAGTTACCTTTTACTCACGCTCTAAAAACCGCTTGTGGACCAAGGGCGAAACCAGCAACAACTTCCTGCATGTAAAAAGTATTCATATTGATTGCGATAACGATACCATTTTAATTAAAGCTAAGCCCGACGGCCCTACCTGCCATACCGGTGAACGTAGCTGTTTTAAAACCACTTATAATCAAAACTTTATCCTCGAGTTAGAGAACATTATTGATGACCGTTACACCAATCCACAGGAAGGCTCGTACATTAACAAACTCCGCAAAAAAGGCCTCAACAAAATAGCCCAGAAAGTTGGCGAAGAAGGCGTTGAAGTAGTAATTGCTGCCTTAGCCGAAACAGAGGCTGACCTGATTGGCGAAGCATCTGATTTGGTTTTTCACTTGCTGGTGCTACTTAAAGAAAAGGGCTTAAGCCTGGAAACGATAGCGAAGAATTTGGAAGGAAGGCATACCCCCCAACCCCCCGAAGGGGGAGTTGCTCATAAATACGGCAACTAA
- the hisD gene encoding histidinol dehydrogenase: protein MLKVYNYADLSAAEVKTLVQRNIDAANEIRSVVETIIDTVQQQGDRALFDFAQRFDKVHLDKLYLDKAELAEIATALLPEQKTALEVAYKNIWKFHEGQLKTEDKVETMPGVTCWRELRPIEKVGLYIPGGSAVLPSTFLMLGIPARIAGCKEVVVCSPPGKNGKVNAFIAYVAQMLDIDRVYLAGGAQAIAAMAYGTESITKVDKIFGPGNQFVTKAKTIIQSTTITAIDMPAGPSEVLVIADETANPAYIAADLLAQAEHGIDSQAVLVATSAEMVEQTISQLEKQLPVLPRAEIAAQAIANSYAVVVNNLGEAMQFSNQYAPEHLILATENWEQITVDIINAGSVFLGNQTPESVGDYASGTNHTLPTSAYAKAYSGVSVDSFVKKITFQHLTQQGIQNIGPHVEILADLEGLHAHRNAVSVRTQQ from the coding sequence ATGCTTAAGGTTTATAATTATGCCGATTTAAGCGCTGCAGAGGTTAAAACTCTGGTACAGCGTAATATTGATGCGGCCAATGAGATACGCTCGGTTGTTGAAACCATTATTGACACCGTGCAACAACAAGGCGACCGTGCCCTGTTTGATTTTGCACAAAGGTTTGATAAGGTACATTTAGATAAGCTTTATTTAGATAAAGCCGAACTTGCCGAAATTGCCACCGCCCTGTTACCCGAACAAAAAACCGCGCTTGAGGTAGCCTATAAAAATATATGGAAGTTTCACGAAGGCCAGCTCAAAACCGAAGATAAGGTAGAAACCATGCCCGGCGTTACCTGCTGGCGCGAGTTGCGGCCTATTGAAAAGGTTGGCCTGTATATTCCGGGTGGTTCGGCCGTGTTGCCCAGCACATTTTTAATGCTGGGTATACCTGCCCGCATTGCCGGTTGCAAAGAAGTTGTGGTTTGCTCTCCTCCTGGTAAAAATGGTAAAGTGAACGCTTTTATAGCCTACGTGGCACAAATGCTGGATATTGACCGTGTTTATTTGGCAGGAGGTGCACAAGCCATAGCTGCTATGGCTTATGGTACTGAGAGCATAACCAAGGTTGATAAAATATTTGGCCCCGGCAACCAATTTGTAACCAAGGCCAAAACCATTATTCAAAGCACCACCATTACGGCTATTGATATGCCCGCCGGACCATCAGAAGTATTGGTGATTGCCGATGAAACTGCCAACCCGGCTTATATAGCTGCCGATCTGCTGGCACAGGCTGAGCATGGCATTGATAGTCAGGCGGTATTAGTAGCTACCTCTGCCGAAATGGTTGAACAAACCATCAGTCAGTTAGAGAAGCAGTTACCCGTACTTCCGCGTGCCGAAATAGCCGCACAGGCCATTGCCAATTCGTACGCCGTTGTGGTGAACAATTTGGGTGAAGCCATGCAGTTCAGCAACCAGTACGCGCCCGAGCATTTAATACTGGCTACCGAAAATTGGGAGCAGATCACCGTAGACATCATCAACGCAGGTTCGGTATTTTTGGGCAACCAAACCCCGGAGAGCGTGGGCGACTATGCATCGGGCACCAACCATACCCTGCCAACCAGCGCTTATGCCAAGGCTTATTCGGGCGTATCGGTCGATTCGTTTGTGAAGAAGATCACGTTTCAGCATTTAACGCAGCAGGGTATTCAGAATATTGGCCCGCATGTAGAAATATTGGCCGATTTGGAGGGACTGCATGCGCATAGGAATGCGGTAAGTGTGAGAACCCAACAATAA
- the hisH gene encoding imidazole glycerol phosphate synthase subunit HisH, producing the protein MIGIIRYGAGNIFSLTSALDRLGIAYGMVHTEEDLAQYDRYIIPGVGHAGAAMNKLEQTGLVPAIKALQKPTLGICVGMQLMTAYSEEGDASLLNIFPNKTLRFKDSDHYKVPHTGWNRVHQDKTNPLFEGIPDDAHFYFVHSYYIEYNDLYTLASTNYSLPYSASIWHNNFYGVQFHPEKSGVYGETLLANFSKI; encoded by the coding sequence ATGATAGGAATTATCCGTTACGGTGCAGGCAATATATTCTCGCTTACTTCGGCTTTAGACAGGTTGGGAATTGCTTATGGCATGGTGCATACTGAAGAAGACCTGGCCCAGTACGACCGTTATATTATTCCGGGTGTGGGGCATGCTGGTGCTGCCATGAATAAGTTGGAACAAACAGGCTTGGTACCTGCTATTAAAGCGTTGCAAAAACCAACGCTGGGTATTTGTGTGGGTATGCAATTAATGACGGCATACTCGGAAGAGGGCGACGCCAGTTTGCTGAACATTTTCCCAAACAAAACTTTGCGTTTTAAAGATAGTGACCACTATAAAGTACCACACACCGGCTGGAATCGCGTTCATCAGGACAAAACAAACCCGCTGTTTGAAGGTATACCTGATGATGCTCACTTTTATTTTGTGCATTCTTATTACATAGAATACAACGATTTATATACTTTAGCCTCAACAAATTACAGTTTGCCATATTCGGCATCAATTTGGCATAATAACTTTTACGGTGTTCAGTTCCACCCCGAAAAATCGGGTGTTTACGGTGAGACACTTTTAGCTAATTTTTCAAAAATTTAA
- a CDS encoding WD40 repeat domain-containing protein, with translation MVVNKSFELTGHGNPIFALELSQKPGILFSAGNDKGLVEWGLEKQAFIKVMFPVAASVYAIHCPEGFPLMFAGLRNGDVLVFNFIEQKITHTLKQHSKPIFDIKSVKGKQELLVASEDGNVSVWNLNTFGLLHSVKVSHDTIRSISISPDEKQLAFGCRDNSVQIYNLDDYGHLGSLKDHNMAVFTVQYSPDGQYLLSGARDAQIKIWDVATLSLKQSIQAHMFAVNHIVFHPTEPYFATASMDKSIKIWGADDFKLYKNY, from the coding sequence ATGGTCGTTAATAAATCATTCGAACTAACCGGCCACGGCAACCCAATCTTTGCGCTCGAACTATCGCAAAAGCCCGGTATATTGTTTAGTGCCGGTAATGATAAGGGATTAGTGGAATGGGGCCTCGAGAAACAGGCTTTTATAAAGGTGATGTTCCCCGTGGCGGCATCGGTTTATGCTATTCATTGCCCCGAAGGCTTTCCTTTGATGTTTGCCGGTTTGCGTAATGGTGATGTGCTGGTTTTTAACTTTATTGAGCAGAAGATCACTCATACGCTTAAGCAGCATAGCAAACCTATATTCGATATTAAATCGGTTAAGGGCAAGCAGGAGTTATTGGTGGCATCAGAAGATGGCAACGTGAGCGTTTGGAACCTGAATACGTTCGGGTTATTGCATTCGGTAAAGGTTTCGCACGATACCATCCGCAGTATCAGCATTTCGCCTGATGAAAAGCAGTTGGCCTTTGGTTGCCGCGATAATTCGGTACAAATATATAACCTTGACGATTATGGCCATTTAGGCAGTCTGAAAGACCACAACATGGCCGTGTTTACGGTGCAGTATTCGCCCGATGGGCAATACCTGTTATCAGGTGCCCGCGATGCACAAATCAAAATTTGGGACGTGGCAACCTTGTCACTCAAACAAAGCATCCAGGCACATATGTTTGCGGTAAACCATATCGTCTTTCACCCTACCGAGCCTTACTTTGCAACCGCCAGTATGGACAAAAGCATTAAAATTTGGGGAGCCGATGATTTTAAACTTTATAAAAATTATTAG
- a CDS encoding RtcB family protein, which translates to MRKQNNTNSLPAEANVGIKVSNSELKALGINDNDILANFSRVANGLLKYNVMQKAEILANLEALINDPMPYALKKGGKFKNLADDVIALRKEGKFIKQERSNFKLKEEIADFPVWGMEHIEVGALAQMRTAIQLPIAVAGALMPDAHQGYGLPIGGVLATTANTIIPFAVGVDIACRMCLSIYELPAQTVDTKTDMLKNILVENTNFGIGGTTKTHFDSSLFDSATWNETKVIRGLKDKAYAQLGTSGTGNHFVEWGELTLVDDALAGIPAGNYLALLSHSGSRGFGGSIADYYSKIAMTKTKLPPEAKHLAWLDLDKDEGQEYWIAMNLAGEYASANHHEIHNKIARALDLQPLMMIENHHNFAWKEQLADGTEVMVHRKGATPAGEGVLGIIPGSMSTPGFVVRGKGNAESINSASHGAGRLMSRSAAFKTLDKAAIAANLVDKRITLLGSDMDEAPMAYKDIHAVMAAQNDLVDVLAKFEPRIVRMADARERPED; encoded by the coding sequence ATGAGAAAGCAAAATAACACCAACAGCCTCCCTGCCGAGGCAAACGTGGGGATAAAAGTAAGCAACAGCGAACTGAAAGCTTTGGGTATAAACGATAACGACATACTGGCCAACTTTAGTCGCGTGGCTAATGGCTTGCTTAAATATAACGTAATGCAAAAGGCCGAAATACTGGCTAACCTCGAAGCGCTGATTAACGACCCTATGCCCTACGCGCTTAAAAAAGGCGGCAAGTTTAAAAACCTGGCCGACGATGTCATTGCCCTGCGTAAAGAAGGCAAGTTTATAAAACAAGAACGCAGCAATTTTAAGCTGAAAGAAGAGATAGCCGATTTCCCGGTTTGGGGGATGGAACATATTGAGGTTGGCGCCCTGGCACAGATGCGCACCGCTATACAATTGCCCATAGCGGTGGCCGGGGCGCTTATGCCCGATGCCCACCAAGGCTACGGCCTGCCTATTGGCGGCGTGCTGGCTACCACGGCTAACACCATTATTCCGTTTGCGGTGGGGGTTGATATTGCCTGCCGCATGTGCCTGAGCATTTATGAATTGCCTGCCCAAACTGTAGATACCAAAACCGATATGCTGAAAAACATACTGGTTGAAAATACAAATTTTGGTATTGGCGGAACCACCAAAACGCACTTCGATAGCTCGTTGTTTGATAGCGCTACCTGGAACGAAACCAAGGTAATACGCGGACTTAAAGATAAAGCTTACGCCCAGTTAGGTACCAGCGGTACCGGCAACCACTTTGTAGAATGGGGCGAGCTTACATTGGTCGACGATGCTTTGGCAGGTATACCAGCGGGTAATTACCTGGCCTTGTTGTCGCACTCGGGGTCGCGCGGGTTTGGGGGTAGCATTGCCGATTATTATAGCAAAATAGCCATGACCAAAACCAAGCTACCGCCCGAAGCCAAACACCTGGCCTGGTTAGATTTGGATAAAGATGAGGGACAGGAATACTGGATTGCCATGAACCTGGCCGGCGAATATGCCAGTGCCAACCACCACGAAATACATAACAAAATTGCGCGTGCCTTAGATTTGCAACCTTTAATGATGATCGAGAACCACCACAATTTTGCCTGGAAAGAGCAACTGGCCGATGGTACCGAGGTTATGGTGCACCGTAAGGGTGCTACCCCGGCGGGCGAAGGCGTGTTGGGGATTATTCCAGGTAGCATGAGTACGCCCGGTTTTGTGGTTCGCGGTAAGGGTAACGCCGAAAGCATCAATTCGGCCAGCCACGGCGCGGGCCGTTTGATGAGCCGAAGCGCCGCCTTTAAAACGCTGGACAAAGCCGCCATTGCCGCCAACCTCGTAGACAAGCGCATCACCCTCTTGGGCAGCGACATGGACGAAGCCCCCATGGCCTACAAGGACATCCACGCCGTTATGGCCGCGCAAAATGATTTAGTGGATGTATTGGCCAAGTTTGAACCGCGGATTGTGAGGATGGCGGATGCGAGGGAGAGGCCGGAGGATTGA
- a CDS encoding 1-(5-phosphoribosyl)-5-[(5-phosphoribosylamino)methylideneamino]imidazole-4-carboxamide isomerase, with translation MYIIPAIDILNKKVVRLREGDYNQVTNYEVSLEEMIDKYQSIGTELIHIIDLNGAKGDFSNQQYLFDVIKKTDMKIQYGGGIRSIEKVQELTDAGIARVIVGTQAISNPTFLDELSKAMCGSTKCADKIVVAIDVLDEVIKYSGWMESSPIKLIDYVDRCLHLGFYRFLCTDINKDGKLGGAGIELYQKLLDHSPFIKLIASGGVSSMNDIEELCKIKVESCVVGKAIYEERITIEDVKNWNLKSLISI, from the coding sequence ATGTACATTATTCCTGCTATCGACATACTGAACAAAAAGGTTGTCCGTCTTCGCGAGGGCGATTATAACCAGGTTACCAACTACGAGGTAAGCTTAGAAGAAATGATCGATAAGTACCAGTCGATAGGTACCGAACTGATTCATATCATTGACCTGAACGGCGCCAAAGGCGATTTCAGCAACCAGCAGTACCTGTTTGATGTGATCAAAAAAACCGACATGAAAATTCAGTACGGCGGTGGTATCCGCAGTATCGAAAAGGTTCAGGAATTAACCGATGCCGGCATCGCCCGTGTTATTGTAGGTACGCAAGCCATCAGCAATCCTACTTTTTTGGATGAACTGAGCAAAGCCATGTGCGGCAGCACCAAATGCGCCGACAAAATTGTGGTAGCTATTGACGTTTTAGACGAGGTTATCAAATATTCTGGCTGGATGGAAAGCTCGCCAATCAAACTCATCGACTACGTTGACCGTTGTTTGCATTTAGGATTCTACCGTTTCCTGTGCACCGACATTAATAAAGACGGCAAATTGGGCGGCGCAGGCATAGAACTTTATCAAAAACTGCTCGACCACTCCCCTTTCATTAAGCTGATTGCCTCTGGCGGTGTAAGCTCGATGAATGACATTGAAGAGTTATGCAAGATCAAGGTGGAAAGCTGCGTAGTGGGTAAAGCCATTTACGAAGAGCGCATTACTATTGAGGATGTAAAGAACTGGAATTTGAAGTCGTTGATCTCTATATAA
- the hisC gene encoding histidinol-phosphate transaminase yields the protein MFDINNILRENIKNLKPYSSARDEFKGEASVYLDANENAFGSPLEKAYNRYPDPLQYAVKMRLSEIKGVPARNIFLGNGSDEAIDILFRSFCNPGVDNVILVPPTYGMYEVSANINDIAIKRVNLTEEYQLNLEGIAEAIDKNTKLIFVCSPNNPTGNSIKRDDIETLLANFNGLVVIDEAYINYSRQKSFIQELTEYANLVVLQTLSKAWGLAALRVGMAFASEEIIGVMNKVKPPYNINEASQQLALEALQNVEQVNNWIKETLAERDNLVLKLKEFDFVVDIYPSDANFILAKTTDAKGIYKYLVEHGIIVRDRSKVELCEGALRITIGTPQENITLINTLTNFK from the coding sequence ATGTTCGATATCAATAACATCCTTCGGGAAAACATAAAAAACTTAAAACCCTACTCATCCGCACGTGATGAGTTTAAGGGCGAGGCCAGCGTGTACCTCGATGCTAATGAAAACGCTTTTGGCTCTCCCTTGGAAAAAGCCTACAATCGCTACCCCGATCCGCTGCAATACGCAGTTAAAATGCGTTTGAGCGAAATTAAAGGCGTACCTGCGCGCAACATATTTTTGGGTAACGGCAGCGATGAAGCTATAGACATTTTGTTTCGCAGCTTTTGTAATCCGGGAGTAGACAATGTAATACTGGTGCCGCCTACGTACGGCATGTACGAAGTATCGGCTAATATTAACGATATTGCCATTAAAAGGGTAAACCTTACCGAGGAATATCAGCTTAACCTGGAAGGCATTGCTGAGGCCATCGATAAAAACACGAAACTTATCTTCGTTTGCTCGCCTAATAACCCTACCGGTAACTCTATCAAACGCGACGATATTGAAACTTTGCTGGCCAACTTTAATGGTTTGGTAGTGATTGATGAGGCGTATATTAATTATAGTCGTCAAAAGAGCTTCATTCAGGAACTTACCGAATACGCCAATTTGGTAGTACTGCAAACCCTTTCTAAAGCATGGGGATTGGCGGCCTTACGTGTAGGCATGGCCTTTGCCAGCGAAGAGATCATCGGCGTGATGAATAAGGTTAAGCCGCCATATAACATCAACGAAGCCTCGCAACAACTGGCACTGGAAGCATTGCAAAACGTAGAGCAGGTGAACAACTGGATAAAAGAAACACTTGCTGAGCGCGATAATTTGGTACTTAAACTTAAGGAATTTGATTTTGTAGTTGACATTTACCCGTCGGACGCTAACTTTATATTAGCAAAAACTACCGATGCCAAGGGTATTTACAAGTATTTGGTTGAGCATGGTATTATTGTACGCGACCGTAGCAAGGTTGAGCTGTGTGAAGGTGCTTTACGCATAACTATTGGCACGCCACAAGAAAATATCACCCTCATTAATACGTTAACTAACTTTAAATGA
- a CDS encoding nucleotidyltransferase domain-containing protein yields MKNTILQKLVELEQAENIKILYACESGSRAWGFASPDSDFDVRFIYTRHTNHYLSIADTTDVVGLPVNEVLDISGWDIKKTLKLFLKSNAPLYEWLQSPIVYQQNDAFAAELKGLMPSYFLARSAANHYLSMAYNTLRDDLQNEQVKLKRYFYALRPALACLWVVDNQTVPPMEFEPLRALIADMTVQQHIDDLLERKKDAVEKALIEPVLPLNNWLAETLEYCREKLTLLPSERKDTLELDAVFRKYLLP; encoded by the coding sequence ATGAAAAATACCATCCTGCAAAAGCTCGTTGAATTAGAGCAGGCAGAAAACATAAAAATACTGTATGCCTGCGAATCGGGTAGCCGGGCGTGGGGCTTTGCCTCGCCCGATAGCGATTTTGATGTGAGGTTTATATATACACGTCATACTAATCATTATTTGAGTATAGCTGACACAACCGATGTAGTTGGTTTGCCGGTTAACGAGGTATTGGATATAAGCGGTTGGGACATTAAAAAAACGCTAAAGCTGTTTTTAAAATCGAACGCCCCGTTGTATGAATGGCTGCAATCGCCCATTGTGTATCAACAAAATGATGCCTTTGCTGCCGAATTGAAAGGCTTGATGCCGTCGTATTTCTTGGCGCGGTCGGCCGCTAACCATTATTTATCAATGGCTTACAATACGCTGCGCGATGATTTGCAAAACGAGCAGGTAAAACTAAAACGTTATTTTTATGCCTTACGCCCGGCGTTGGCCTGTTTATGGGTTGTGGATAATCAAACCGTTCCGCCTATGGAATTTGAGCCGCTGAGGGCATTAATAGCTGATATGACGGTACAGCAGCACATTGACGATTTGTTAGAACGCAAAAAGGATGCTGTCGAAAAAGCGCTTATTGAACCTGTATTACCATTAAATAATTGGCTGGCCGAAACATTAGAGTATTGCAGAGAAAAATTAACACTGTTACCGTCGGAACGAAAAGATACCTTGGAATTAGATGCCGTTTTTAGAAAATACCTGCTGCCATGA
- a CDS encoding helix-turn-helix transcriptional regulator, with amino-acid sequence MPVNRNALIRYRTIDSCLQNRRRKWTLDDLIEACSEAIYEYQGITSGVSRRTIQADIEMMRSNKLGYEAPIVVTDKKYYTYADKNYSITNIPLNQQDLQVLTEVSDLLKQFKGFGHFSDVSEMVSKLEDKIYTQKTQSTPVIDFEKNDNLKGLEWIEVIRKAIVAKRTLCVTYQSFKAREASTFCLSGYLLKEYRNRWFVLGRSHQRNGPLLTLALDRIQAIEEHAEDYRPNTQIDLATYYDDVLGVTKSSNQPTCEVVFWVDKQNAPYVITKPLHHTQKQLHEDETGKIFSIRVILNFELERELLGFGSKMRVLGPRVLVKQIKAQLLKALNGYEQSDEDKERKKIIEDWE; translated from the coding sequence ATGCCCGTTAACCGCAACGCCCTCATCCGCTACCGCACTATTGACAGCTGCCTGCAAAACCGCCGCCGCAAGTGGACGCTCGATGATTTAATTGAGGCTTGCTCCGAAGCTATATACGAGTACCAGGGTATAACCAGCGGGGTAAGCCGGCGCACCATACAAGCCGATATAGAGATGATGCGCAGCAACAAGCTGGGCTACGAAGCGCCCATTGTAGTTACCGATAAAAAGTATTACACCTACGCCGATAAAAATTACAGCATTACCAACATCCCGCTCAACCAGCAGGATTTACAGGTACTAACCGAGGTATCCGACCTGTTGAAGCAGTTTAAAGGTTTTGGCCATTTTAGTGATGTAAGCGAAATGGTGAGCAAATTGGAAGACAAAATTTACACCCAAAAAACGCAGAGCACCCCGGTGATAGATTTTGAGAAGAACGACAACCTGAAAGGCCTGGAGTGGATTGAGGTTATACGCAAAGCCATTGTGGCTAAGCGTACGCTGTGTGTAACCTACCAATCGTTTAAGGCGCGCGAGGCCAGCACGTTTTGCCTGAGCGGCTATTTGCTTAAAGAATACCGCAACCGTTGGTTTGTGCTGGGCCGCTCGCACCAACGTAACGGTCCGCTGCTTACGCTGGCGTTAGACCGTATACAAGCCATAGAAGAACACGCCGAAGACTACCGCCCCAATACTCAAATAGATTTAGCCACGTACTATGATGATGTACTGGGCGTAACCAAAAGCTCCAATCAGCCCACCTGCGAGGTAGTGTTTTGGGTTGACAAACAAAACGCCCCCTATGTAATAACCAAACCCCTGCACCATACCCAAAAGCAATTACACGAAGACGAAACCGGCAAGATTTTCAGCATCCGTGTCATCCTCAACTTTGAGCTGGAGCGTGAGTTGCTTGGCTTTGGGTCAAAGATGCGTGTGTTGGGTCCGCGGGTGTTAGTTAAGCAAATTAAGGCCCAGTTACTTAAAGCTTTGAATGGGTATGAGCAGAGTGACGAGGATAAGGAGAGAAAGAAGATAATTGAGGATTGGGAGTGA
- the hisB gene encoding bifunctional histidinol-phosphatase/imidazoleglycerol-phosphate dehydratase HisB: MSAKKILFIDRDGTMIKECADEQIDSFNKLEFYPGALTYLPRIAKELDYELVLVTNQDGLGTISHPDENFFPVHELVMKTFAGEGVNFAASFIDRTFAIDGAPTRKPGTAMLTEYFDAEKYDLENSFVIGDRLNDVLLAKNLGTKSIWLNSGLGMGAGEFTVEQIEAINATVAIKTLEWEKIYEYLKVGKRVIEHRRTTKETDIFIKIDLDGTGEAKVNTGLHFFDHMLDQIARHGSIDLEVVAKGDLHIDEHHTIEDTGIALGEAMATALGNKRGIERYGFCLPMDDCLAQAAIDFGGRNWIVWEADFKREKVGDMPTEMFYHFFKSFTDASKSNLNIKAEGYNEHHKIEAIFKAFAKAIKMAVRRDVNNMVLPSTKGVL, from the coding sequence ATGAGCGCAAAAAAAATTTTATTTATAGATCGCGACGGCACCATGATTAAAGAATGTGCCGACGAACAGATAGACTCATTTAACAAACTGGAGTTTTACCCCGGTGCGCTTACCTACCTGCCCCGTATTGCCAAAGAACTGGATTACGAACTGGTGCTGGTAACCAACCAGGATGGTTTAGGCACCATCTCCCACCCCGACGAAAACTTTTTCCCGGTGCACGAACTGGTGATGAAAACCTTTGCCGGCGAGGGTGTAAACTTTGCCGCCTCATTTATCGACCGCACTTTTGCCATAGACGGTGCCCCCACCCGCAAGCCAGGCACAGCCATGTTAACCGAATACTTTGACGCCGAAAAATACGACCTCGAAAACTCGTTTGTAATAGGCGACCGCCTGAACGATGTGCTGCTGGCTAAAAATTTAGGTACCAAATCAATCTGGCTTAACAGCGGCTTAGGCATGGGAGCCGGCGAGTTTACCGTTGAACAAATTGAGGCCATAAATGCCACCGTAGCTATCAAAACTTTAGAGTGGGAAAAGATTTACGAATACTTAAAAGTAGGCAAGCGTGTTATTGAGCACCGCCGCACTACTAAAGAAACCGATATTTTTATCAAAATTGACTTGGATGGAACGGGTGAGGCTAAGGTAAATACGGGCTTACACTTTTTCGATCACATGTTAGACCAAATTGCCCGTCACGGTAGCATTGATTTGGAAGTGGTAGCTAAAGGCGATTTACATATCGACGAACATCACACCATTGAAGATACCGGCATTGCACTGGGCGAAGCCATGGCCACGGCCTTGGGCAACAAGCGCGGCATTGAGCGTTACGGTTTCTGTTTGCCTATGGACGATTGCCTGGCGCAGGCAGCCATCGACTTTGGCGGCCGCAACTGGATAGTTTGGGAAGCCGATTTTAAACGCGAAAAGGTGGGCGACATGCCGACAGAAATGTTTTACCACTTCTTTAAGTCGTTTACCGATGCCTCGAAAAGCAACCTCAACATAAAAGCCGAAGGCTATAACGAACATCACAAAATAGAAGCTATATTTAAAGCCTTTGCCAAAGCCATAAAAATGGCCGTAAGGCGCGATGTGAACAATATGGTTTTACCAAGTACGAAGGGAGTACTTTAA
- the hisF gene encoding imidazole glycerol phosphate synthase subunit HisF, translating into MLAKRIVPCLDVKDGRTVKGVNFVDLRDAGDPVELAWNYSQQGADELVFLDITATHERRKTMVELVKSVARQINIPFTIGGGINEIADADALLNAGADKISINSAAVRNPALIDELAKAFGVQFVIVAVDTRLVENTNIVHLNGGRIATDKETLSWIKEAESRGAGEILLTSMDHDGTKAGFDNKLLKIVNDAVHIPVIASGGAGSVQHIVDVFEQTNVDAALAASVFHYGEILIPDLKDVLRANKIEVR; encoded by the coding sequence ATGCTCGCAAAAAGAATCGTCCCCTGCCTCGACGTTAAAGACGGTCGCACGGTTAAAGGTGTGAACTTTGTTGACCTGCGCGATGCCGGCGACCCGGTTGAACTGGCCTGGAACTACTCGCAGCAAGGCGCCGACGAACTGGTATTCCTGGATATTACCGCCACACACGAGCGTCGTAAAACCATGGTGGAGCTGGTTAAATCAGTCGCTCGTCAAATCAACATACCTTTTACCATTGGAGGCGGTATTAACGAAATTGCCGATGCCGATGCATTATTAAATGCAGGTGCCGATAAGATTTCGATAAACTCCGCAGCGGTGCGTAATCCGGCCTTGATAGACGAGCTGGCCAAAGCCTTTGGCGTACAGTTTGTCATTGTTGCGGTTGATACACGTTTGGTTGAAAATACCAACATCGTTCACCTCAACGGCGGCCGCATAGCTACCGATAAAGAAACCTTAAGCTGGATAAAAGAAGCCGAAAGCCGCGGCGCAGGCGAAATATTGCTTACCTCGATGGACCATGATGGTACTAAAGCTGGCTTCGATAATAAATTGCTTAAAATAGTGAACGATGCCGTGCATATCCCGGTAATTGCATCGGGCGGTGCAGGTAGCGTTCAGCATATTGTGGATGTGTTTGAGCAAACCAATGTTGATGCGGCTCTGGCTGCTTCAGTGTTTCATTATGGGGAGATATTGATCCCGGATTTAAAGGATGTGTTGCGGGCTAACAAGATAGAGGTTAGATAA